The Streptomyces sp. NBC_01363 region CCGCAACACCGGCGATGTCGTCAAGCAGACGGTGGTGGGCATCAGCCTCGGCGAGTACGTCCTGGGCCTGGGCGGCGTGCTGCTCGCCTACGCGGTGAAGTCCTCCGACCTGATCGCCATCATCACGTCCTCCTCCGGTGTCATCGGCGTCATCGTCCTGGTCTCCGCCACCGTGAAGATCAACAACTGGAACCTGTACTCCTCGTCGCTCGGCCTGATCGGCGCGGTCGAGCCGCTCTTCAAGGTCCGGCTCAACCGGGTCGGTACGACCGTCACGATCGGTGTGCTCGGCAGTCTCGCCGCGGCCGCCGGAATCCTGGACCGGTTCACCGACTTCCTCACCGTGCTCGGTGTCCTCACCCCGCCCGTCGCCGGGATCATGGTCGCCGAGTACTTCGTGGTGAAGAAGTGGCGGCCGCAGCTGGACGCCTCGCGCGCGGGCGGCCGGCTGCCCGAGACCGAACCCAGCTGGGTGCCGGCCACGATCGCCCTGTGGGCCGCCGCCTCCCTGTTCGGCTGGCTCGGCGACCACTACCAATGGTGGGGTATCCCGGCGCTCGACTCCCTGCTGCTGGCCGGTCTCGGCTATGTCGTCCTCGGCAAGCTCGGCCTGGTGCGCGGGGCCCGTGAGCTGCCGTTCGAACAGCCCGTACGTCCCGCGGCGGCGATCGAGGCGGAATCGGGCACGGCCTGGTCGCCGAAGGCCACCGCCTGACATCCCCGTCCACACGAAGCCCGCCATGAAACCCCCTACGAAAGACAGACACACCATGCGCATCGGAATCGACGTCGGAGGCACCAACACCGACGCCGCCCTTCTGGGAGACGACGACCGGATCATCGCGACCGCGAAGACCCCCACCACCTCCGACATCACCTCCGGCGTGACCGCGGCGATCCGGGCACTCGACCCGCCGATGGAGGCCGTCACCGCCGTGATGATCGGCACGACCCACTTCCTCAACGCGCTGATCGAGGGCGTCCGGCTCGCCCCCGTCGCCGCGGTACGCCTGGGCCTGCCCGCCACGGCGGCGCTGCCGCCGATGACCGACTGGCCGGAGCGCCAGCGGGCGGCCGTCGGCGGGCACGGCTATCTCTGCCACGGCGGCCGGGAGTTCGACGGACGGCCGCTGTCTCCGCTCGACCCCGAGGAACTGAAGCGCACCGCCGCCGACATCGCCGCGCGCGGACTGACCTCGGTGGCCGTCTCGTCGGTGTTCTCCCCGGTAGCCGAGGAGGACGAGCGCCGGGCCGCCGAGATCCTCGGCGCCGAGCTGGGCCCCGGCGTGCACTTCTCGCTCTCGCACGAGCTCGGCCGGGTCGGACTGCTGGCCCGCGAGAACGCCACGATCATCAACGCGGCCCTGCGGGATCTGGCGACCGCGATCGTGGAGTCGTTCGCCAAATCGCTCGCCGAGGTGTCGCTGACCGCCCCGTTCTTCCTGTCGCAGAACGACGGCACACTGATGGACGTGGACTTCGCCCGCGCCTACCCGGTGGCCACCTTCGCGTCGGGGCCCACCAACTCGATGCGCGGAGCCGCCTTCCTGTCCGGACTCGGCGACTGCGCGGTCGTCGATGTCGGCGGTACCACCGCGGACGTCGGCATCCTGGCCGGTGGCTTCCCGCGCGAGGCCGCGGGGGAGAGCGAGGCCGCGGGCATCCGTACCAACTTCCGTATCCCCGACGTCCTCTCGCTCGGCATCGGCGGCGGCTCCCTGGTGTCGCCGGACGGCGAGACCGGCCCCCGCTCGGTCGGATTCCGGCTCACCGAGGAGGCGCTGGTCTTCGGCGGTACGACCCTGACGGCGACCGACCTCGCGGTGGCCGCGGGCCGCGCCGACATCGGCGACCGCTCCCGGGTCGCCCATCTGGACCCGGAGTTCACCGCCCGCGCGCTCGACCGGATCGCCGAGCGGCTGGCGGAGACCGTCGACCGGATGCGTACCTCGGCGGGGCCGCTGCCGGTCGTCGCGGTGGGCGGCGGCAGCGTGCTGGTGCCCGCGGCCCTGCCCGGCTTCGACGATGTGCGCCGCCCCGGTCACTTCGACGTCGCCAACGCGGTGGGCGCCGCCATCGCCCAGGTCGGCGGAGAGGTGGACCGGGTCTTCCAGGTCCCGGAGGGGCGCCGGGACTCGGTGCTCGCCGAGGCCCGCGAGGAGGCCGTGGGCCGGGCCGAGAGCGCGGGCGCCCGGCCCGGCACGGTCCGCATCGTCGACGTGGAGGAGGTCCCGCTGGCCTATCTGCCGGGCGGTGCGACCCGGATCCGGGTCAAGGCGGTCGGTGATCTCGACCTGAACGGCATCGGCAGCACCCACGCCCCGGCCGGGGCGCGCGACACCCATGGAGCAGCGTCACATGCGTGAGATCAACCTCGACAACCTGGACGACATCGCGCGCGGCGCGGGCATCCTCGGCACCGGCGGGGGCGGCGACCCGTACATAGGCAAGCTGCTGGCCCGCGAGGCCATCCGCAAGCACGGCCCGGTCCGGCTCGTCGCCTTCGACGAGGTGCCGGCCGACGCGACCGTGGTACCTGTCTCGGGGATGGGCGCGCCGACCGTGCTGCTGGAACGCGTCCCCGCCGGCGGCGAGGAAGTGGCCGCCCTGCGCGCCCTGGAGAAGCACATCGGCCGGGCCGCCACCCACATCGCGCCGATCGAGGTCGGCGGCGTCAACTCCATGCTGCCCATCGCCTGCGCCGCCGAGGCGGGGCTGCCGCTGGTCGACGGCGACGCCATGGGCCGCGCCTTTCCCGAGGCGCAGATGGTGCTGCCCGGTCTGATCGGGGTGGCCAACACCCCGATGGCGCTCGCCGACGACAAGGGCAACAGCATCATCGTCGACGCCGTCTCCAACCACGCCGCCGAGCGCATCGCGCGGGCGGTCTGCGTGGAGCTCGGCTGCCAGATCTCCAGCGCCGACACCGTGATGCGGGGCGACCAGCTCGCCGACGGGCTCGTCCCCGCCACGCTGACGCTTGCCGAACGGCTCGGCTCCGCCGTGCGCGAGGCGCGCGCCGCGCACACCGACCCGGTGCGCGCGGCCCGCACCATGCTGTCCGGCACGCATCTGCTGACCGGCAAGGTGATCGACGTGAGCCGCCGTACCCAGGGCGGCTTCGCCCGGGGCAGCGCCCGGATCGAGGGCATCGGCGACGACGCGGGACGGGTGCTGGAACTCGGCTTCCAGAACGAGCATCTGCTGGCCACCCGCGACGGCGAGACGGTCGCCACCACGCCCGACCTCATCTGCGTGCTGGACACCGACACCGGCGACCCGGTGACCACGGAGGGCCTGCGCTACGGCCTGCGCGTCAGCGTCCTCGCGGCCCCCTGCGACCCGCGCTGGACCACCCCGGGCGGCCTGGCGCTCGCCGGTCCGCGGTACTTCGGGTACGACGTGGACTATCTGCCGTTCCGGCAGAGCTGACCCACGGGCCGGAACACACCGGCGCCCGGCCGGTCCGCTCCCCGCGGGCCGGCCGGGCAGTCCCTTTCGCCGAGTGCTCCCGGCCGAGCGATCCCTTTCGGGCGGTCCCTTCCTCAGACCGCGCGCTTGCCGCTCTTCATGGACACGGCGGCGCAGGCCAGTCCCAGCAGCACGGTCAGACCGCCGATGATGACGTTGTTGAGGACGATGCCGAGGTCGGGGCTGCTGCCGACGATCCACGTCGAGATGATCGTCCAGGCCCCCATGGCGCAGATGGCCCAGCTCAGGCCGTACATGCGCTCCGGCATGACGGTGAACCCGAGGCCCAGCGCGGCGATCGCGATACCCATGATCAGGTTGTGCGTCGCGAGGGTGGGCTGACTTGCCGTGAAGTGCAGCACCCACGGCGAGATGGCGCAGTAGAGACCGACGAGGAACACCGGTGCGTCCACCAGGGCCACGTCGCGGCCACCGAGCATGCGGGCATAGCGATCACGCATTTCGGAAACATCGGGGTGACTGGCCATGTCACGGCCGGTGTGCGAGAGGTTTGACATGGGGTTCGTCTCCTTCGCTCCTGCAGGCCAACCCGCTACTTCTGTGCGATAAGCAGCCTGCTATGCCATTCTGCGCTTATACCGCCCTTATGTGTAGATTTAGGACTCGCGAAAATCCGAGGGAAGCGCACGAGGCTCCGCAGGGACCACGTGAGACTCCGCGGGAAGCGCACACGGTGAGGCACCGTCCAGCCGCCGCGCCAGGGACACCAGACCGGGCGTCCGCAGCACCCGGTCCCCGTACCCCGGCAGCGGCACGTGCAGCGGCTCCGTCCAGCGCGCCGGGATCGCGCCGAAGCCGTACACCGCGCCCGCCAGACCGCCGGTCACGGCGGCGACCGTGTCGGTGTCCCCGCCCACGTCGACGGCCGCCGCCAGGGCGTTCTCGTACGTATCCGTGGTGCGCAGCGCCCACAGTGCGGTGCCCAGGCACGGCCAGACCGCACCGTTGAATTCCGTCGCCGCCTCCGGATGCCAGTCCGGCGCGAGGACGGTGGCCCAGCGCTCCCGGTGGTCCTCGTGCACGCCGTCCAGCGCGCCCGGGACGGTGGAGAGCGGATCGTCGCCGCCCAGTGCCACCCGGATCAGCTCGTGGAGCACGGCGGTGCCTTCCCAGGCGGCCCGGTCGCCATGGGTCAGCGCGGCGATCCGGCGGGCGGCGTCCATGGTCGCCGTCCGGCCCTCCGACGCGAAGTACACGGCGGACGTGGCCGCCCGCATCAGCGAACCGTTGCCCGCCGCACGCCCGCCGACCTGGAAGTGCAGCGCCGCCGCGAGATCCCACGCGTCCCCGCTCGTCAGGACGGCCTCGGTCTGCAGCCCGATGTCCTTCGGATCTCCGGCCGCCCACCGGCAGAACCGACCGAACATGTCGGGAAGGTCGAGGCCGCCCCGCTCCAGCAGGGATTCCGCGACCAGGACGGCCATCTGTGTGTCGTCCGTGGCCTCACCCGGATCCCAGCCGCCGCCCCCGCACATCGTGCCGACGCCGTCCGGGAAGCGGGCCGTGTACACCCCGGCGGGGCCGAACTCGAACGGCGCGCCCAGCGCGTCACCCACCGCCGAACCGACGACGGCGCCCGCCACCCGGTCCTGCCGTTCCACGTGGTCCGGAAGAATCATCCGGTCAGCCTACGGACGACGCCCGCCTCCCGTACGCCGTGGGGGTGTGCCCCGGCTCAGGAGACGTCGACCACCACCGAGTGCCAGCCGGTCGCGCCGTCGGGCACGGTGCCGGTCCGCCGCCCGGTCTGGGTGGCGCCGGTGCCGTCCGTCGCCCGGACTTCGAGGGTGTGGCGGCCCGACGTGGCCGGCCACTTCCAGACCCACTGGCGCCAGGTGTCCCTGCTGTCCTGGGCCGCCAGCCGGGCCGGGTGCCACGGACCGCCGTCCACCCGGACCTCCACCCGTGAGATGCCGCGGTGCTGCGCCCAGGCGACCCCGGCCACCGGCACGGTGCCGGGTTTCGGGGACGCGAGGGCGCGGGGGGTGTCGATCCGGGACTCGGTCTTGACCGGTGCCTGCTGGGCCCAGCTCTGCCTGACCCAGTAGGCGTCGTACGCATCGAACGTCGTCAGCTCGATGTCCTCGATCCATTTGCAGGCCGACACGTATCCGTACAGGCCGGGGACGACCATCCGGACCGGGAAGCCGTGCGCGAAGGGCAGCGGCTCGCCGTTCATGCCGAAGGCCAGCATCGCGTCGCGCCCGTCCATGACCGTCTCGACCGGTGTGCCGATCGTCATGCCGTCGACGGATCGCGCCACGAGCTGGTCGGCGGGCCCGCCCGCCGACGGCGGCCGCACCCCGGCCTCGCGCAGCAGATCGGCCAGCCGTACCCCGATCCACCTGGCATTGCCCACGTACGGGCCGCCGACCTCGTTGGAGACGCAGGCCAGCGTGATGTCCCGCTCGATGGTCTTCCGGCGCAGCAGGTCGTGGAGGCCGACCGTGACGGGCCGGGCGACACCCTCGCCGTGGATCCTCAGCCGCCACCCGGCCGCGTCGAGACGGGGTACGACCAGGGCCGTGTCCACCCGGTAGAAGTCCTTGGCCGGGGTGATGAAGGGGCTCAGACCCCGGATCCGCAGATCGGCGCCGGCCGGGACCGCCGGGGCGGCGGAATCGGGTACGGGCAGGACCAGGTCATGACGTGAGGCGGTGGCCCCGGCCTGGACGGAGGAGGTGAGCCGCCGCCCCAGGAGTCCCGCGCCGGCCGAGACCGCCGTCGCCACGGTCGCTGTGATGACGAAGCCGCGGCGGTCGTAGGCGCCGTACGCACCCTCCGCCGCGTGCGGCGGAGGGTGCGCCGTCGCCAGCCGTCCGGCCAGGAGAAAGAGCACCCCGGCGCCCACCGCGGCGCCCACCACCGAGGGCAGCGCGTCGGGCGCGCTGCCCTCCGGCCGCCCCACCGCTGCCACTGCCCCGACCGCGCCGAAGACCAGGACGGCCGCCGATCCGGTACGGCGGTGGTGCAGCGCCAGCACTCCGACCGCCATGGCGAAGGCCGCCAGCAGCACCACGATGCCCAGCTGCAGCACCAGCTTGTCGCCGGTACCGAAATGCCGTACGGCGAACTCCTTCAGGGCCGGGGGAGAGCGGTCGATGACCGCCCCGCCCACGGCCGTGACCGGCCCCGCCTCGGGACGCACGAGGGCCGAGACCAGCTGGGCGACGGCCAGGGCGCAGAACCCGGCGATCAGTCCGCCGAGCGCGGCGAGGGCGGTGCGGGCTCCGCACGCCCCCTCGGCCCGTGAGGTTCCGTGGCGTTGCGCATCGGCTTCTTTCACGCGGGCTGCCTCCCTGGCGGCGCCTCGGCTCTCCGGCGGCGCTCCGGAGGCGGTAGCGGTACAAAACGGTCAGTGGGTGAGATCCTTCCACGCGGTCGGGAATTCGCGATACATCGTGGTTGACGCGTCTGGGTGAACGCGATATGTTCGCTCACGAGTATTCGATGACGAGGTAAGGGGGGTGGGGATCGTGGCCAAGCGGCGCAAGCTCGGCAATCCGCTGGCGCTGACGGTCATGGTGCTGCTCGCCGAGCGCTCCATGCACCCGTACGAGATCGCCCAGACGCTTCGGCGACGCGGCAAGGAACACAGCGTCAAGATCAATTTCGGCTCGCTCTACACCGTCGTCCAGAACCTGGAGAAGCACGGGTACGTGGAGGTGGCCGGCGTCCAGCGGCAGGGCAACCGCCCCGAGCGCACGCTCTACGGCATCACCGAGGCCGGGCGTGCGGAGATGCTGGACTGGCTCTCCGATCTGCTCGCCGTCCCCGCCGCCGAGTACCCGGTCTTCGAGACGGCGCTGTCGCTGCTGCCGGTGCTGCCGCCGCAGGACGTGGCGGAGCTGATGGAGACCCGGGGGGCGGCGCTGGCGATCCGGGCGGCGGCCCTGCGGGGTGTCCTCGGCCAGCTGGGGGAGAAGCTGCCTCGCGTCTTCGTCATCGAGACCGAATACCAACTGCACATGATCAACGCACAGTTGGAGTGGATCAAGAACTTCCGTACCGAACTCACCGACGAGACGATCAGCGGGATCGAGGAGTGGAAGTCCTTCCACGAGACCGGTGAAGTCCCGCGGGACTGGCAGGACCTGGACGAGCAGGAGATCGTCCTGGACCCGGGGCGGAACGGCTAAGGGCTGTCCCGTAATCCCGGGCGGGCGTGCGACGACAGCCACGGCACCTCGCCGCGTTGTCGGAACGCCCGAATGCATCCAGTATTCGGGCGTCCCTCCGCCTTGCGATGCACCGCATCCGACGCCGCAGGCTGATCCACCAGGGATTACGGGACAGCCCTTAGACGCAGGAAACCAGACAGGGAAAGACCCCGGCGGGAGCTGTTGGAGCAGCGACCGCCGGGGTCTCGAACCCCGAACCGGTCACGCCGTGGAGGCGAGCCGGGCGATCGAGGTGCGGCACACCAAGGATAGCCCGGCGCTCTTCACGCGGATCGGCTCGGCATGCCCGAGTGCTCGGTGCACCCGAGCACCCCGCCGACCGCAGGAGAGCTCCGTCATGAGCACCCGTGCGCCCGCAGTAGCGGCGCGAAACCTGATCAAGACCTATCCCGGCGATGTCACCGCCCTGGGCGGCATGGACCTCACCATCGAGGCCGGCACGGTCTTCGGACTGCTCGGCCCCAACGGCGCCGGCAAGTCCACCACCGTCAAGATCCTGACCACCCTGGCCCGCCCCGACTCCGGCACCGCGACCGTCGCCGGACACGACGTGCTGCGCCACCCCGACCGGGTCCGCCGCGCCATCGGCGTCGTCGCCCAGAAGTCCGGCGCCGACCCGGTCGCCACCGGCCGGGAGAACCTCCTGCTCCAGGGCAGGCTGTACGGGATGCGGGGCGCGGCCGTCCGGCGTCGCGCCGATGGGCTGCTGGACCGCTTCGACCTCGCCGACGCGGGGAACCGCCAGGTCAAGGGGTACTCCGGGGGGATGCAGCGACGTCTCGACGTGGCGCTCGGCCTGGTCCACCGTCCCGAGGTGCTCTTTCTCGACGAACCCACCACCGGACTCGACCCCGAGGCCCGTACGGCGATGTGGGACGAGATCGCCCGGCTGGCCGGCGACGAGGGGCTGACCATCGTCCTGACCACGCACTACCTGGAGGAGGCCGACCGGCTCGCCGAGCGGATCGCGATCGTCGACCGCGGCCGGATCGTCGTCGAGGGCACCCCCGACGAACTCAAGGGTGAACTCCGGGGCGACGCCGTCCACATGGAGCTGCGCACCGAGGGCGACACCGGGGTGACCACCGCCGCGCTGACCGGACTGCCC contains the following coding sequences:
- a CDS encoding hydantoinase/oxoprolinase family protein is translated as MRIGIDVGGTNTDAALLGDDDRIIATAKTPTTSDITSGVTAAIRALDPPMEAVTAVMIGTTHFLNALIEGVRLAPVAAVRLGLPATAALPPMTDWPERQRAAVGGHGYLCHGGREFDGRPLSPLDPEELKRTAADIAARGLTSVAVSSVFSPVAEEDERRAAEILGAELGPGVHFSLSHELGRVGLLARENATIINAALRDLATAIVESFAKSLAEVSLTAPFFLSQNDGTLMDVDFARAYPVATFASGPTNSMRGAAFLSGLGDCAVVDVGGTTADVGILAGGFPREAAGESEAAGIRTNFRIPDVLSLGIGGGSLVSPDGETGPRSVGFRLTEEALVFGGTTLTATDLAVAAGRADIGDRSRVAHLDPEFTARALDRIAERLAETVDRMRTSAGPLPVVAVGGGSVLVPAALPGFDDVRRPGHFDVANAVGAAIAQVGGEVDRVFQVPEGRRDSVLAEAREEAVGRAESAGARPGTVRIVDVEEVPLAYLPGGATRIRVKAVGDLDLNGIGSTHAPAGARDTHGAASHA
- a CDS encoding DUF917 domain-containing protein, which gives rise to MREINLDNLDDIARGAGILGTGGGGDPYIGKLLAREAIRKHGPVRLVAFDEVPADATVVPVSGMGAPTVLLERVPAGGEEVAALRALEKHIGRAATHIAPIEVGGVNSMLPIACAAEAGLPLVDGDAMGRAFPEAQMVLPGLIGVANTPMALADDKGNSIIVDAVSNHAAERIARAVCVELGCQISSADTVMRGDQLADGLVPATLTLAERLGSAVREARAAHTDPVRAARTMLSGTHLLTGKVIDVSRRTQGGFARGSARIEGIGDDAGRVLELGFQNEHLLATRDGETVATTPDLICVLDTDTGDPVTTEGLRYGLRVSVLAAPCDPRWTTPGGLALAGPRYFGYDVDYLPFRQS
- a CDS encoding SPW repeat protein — protein: MSNLSHTGRDMASHPDVSEMRDRYARMLGGRDVALVDAPVFLVGLYCAISPWVLHFTASQPTLATHNLIMGIAIAALGLGFTVMPERMYGLSWAICAMGAWTIISTWIVGSSPDLGIVLNNVIIGGLTVLLGLACAAVSMKSGKRAV
- a CDS encoding ADP-ribosylglycohydrolase family protein, with product MILPDHVERQDRVAGAVVGSAVGDALGAPFEFGPAGVYTARFPDGVGTMCGGGGWDPGEATDDTQMAVLVAESLLERGGLDLPDMFGRFCRWAAGDPKDIGLQTEAVLTSGDAWDLAAALHFQVGGRAAGNGSLMRAATSAVYFASEGRTATMDAARRIAALTHGDRAAWEGTAVLHELIRVALGGDDPLSTVPGALDGVHEDHRERWATVLAPDWHPEAATEFNGAVWPCLGTALWALRTTDTYENALAAAVDVGGDTDTVAAVTGGLAGAVYGFGAIPARWTEPLHVPLPGYGDRVLRTPGLVSLARRLDGASPCALPAESHVVPAEPRALPSDFRES
- a CDS encoding molybdopterin-dependent oxidoreductase, producing MIAGFCALAVAQLVSALVRPEAGPVTAVGGAVIDRSPPALKEFAVRHFGTGDKLVLQLGIVVLLAAFAMAVGVLALHHRRTGSAAVLVFGAVGAVAAVGRPEGSAPDALPSVVGAAVGAGVLFLLAGRLATAHPPPHAAEGAYGAYDRRGFVITATVATAVSAGAGLLGRRLTSSVQAGATASRHDLVLPVPDSAAPAVPAGADLRIRGLSPFITPAKDFYRVDTALVVPRLDAAGWRLRIHGEGVARPVTVGLHDLLRRKTIERDITLACVSNEVGGPYVGNARWIGVRLADLLREAGVRPPSAGGPADQLVARSVDGMTIGTPVETVMDGRDAMLAFGMNGEPLPFAHGFPVRMVVPGLYGYVSACKWIEDIELTTFDAYDAYWVRQSWAQQAPVKTESRIDTPRALASPKPGTVPVAGVAWAQHRGISRVEVRVDGGPWHPARLAAQDSRDTWRQWVWKWPATSGRHTLEVRATDGTGATQTGRRTGTVPDGATGWHSVVVDVS
- a CDS encoding PadR family transcriptional regulator; protein product: MAKRRKLGNPLALTVMVLLAERSMHPYEIAQTLRRRGKEHSVKINFGSLYTVVQNLEKHGYVEVAGVQRQGNRPERTLYGITEAGRAEMLDWLSDLLAVPAAEYPVFETALSLLPVLPPQDVAELMETRGAALAIRAAALRGVLGQLGEKLPRVFVIETEYQLHMINAQLEWIKNFRTELTDETISGIEEWKSFHETGEVPRDWQDLDEQEIVLDPGRNG
- a CDS encoding ATP-binding cassette domain-containing protein, whose amino-acid sequence is MSTRAPAVAARNLIKTYPGDVTALGGMDLTIEAGTVFGLLGPNGAGKSTTVKILTTLARPDSGTATVAGHDVLRHPDRVRRAIGVVAQKSGADPVATGRENLLLQGRLYGMRGAAVRRRADGLLDRFDLADAGNRQVKGYSGGMQRRLDVALGLVHRPEVLFLDEPTTGLDPEARTAMWDEIARLAGDEGLTIVLTTHYLEEADRLAERIAIVDRGRIVVEGTPDELKGELRGDAVHMELRTEGDTGVTTAALTGLPGVHEVLVDGRRVSVRAEDGAAAVPVLLAALERAGAAVAAATVARPSLDDVYLRYAGRRFAEAEAAEAGNTPAPTPAGGTR